In one window of Coralliovum pocilloporae DNA:
- a CDS encoding multicopper oxidase family protein, whose amino-acid sequence MSPSFSRRTLLKGAGLMAASAAVPASLKALAATTPELTAQFDKNNLMLPGAAPTRVMTYEQGHMPPILRARQGKPFSFRLVNRLPEPTTIHSHGIRLPNEMDGVPFLTQAALYEDDSFTYSFTPPDAGTFWYHPHCNSLEQIGYGLAGALIVDEAKDPGFDDDITLVMRDWRLRSDGNYLPFYKARSSARAGTFGTIRTSNWQQAPLYDVPSGGLVRLRLIAADVTRIYSIASPQMKAMIIAVDGNPVSSPSLLETMRIGPGQRLDLAIQIPQEEGTTAKIISHSGSGAFAVARLRANGASLKRHIRDTPQLPANPVQDIDPKTAEPVLMEFSASAEKAPANIICGSIGYTFWAINQAAWRGSTANPTEPMMTFKLGKSYRITLINRTPHTHPVHLHGMSFRLLNSNKRQIPNYVTDTALLLPDERMDIGLVADNPGDWLLHCHILEHQKSGMSSFVRVE is encoded by the coding sequence ATGAGCCCTTCATTCAGCCGTCGCACCCTGCTTAAGGGCGCTGGTCTTATGGCTGCCTCCGCGGCAGTCCCTGCTTCCCTGAAAGCACTCGCAGCCACAACACCAGAACTGACCGCTCAGTTCGACAAGAACAACCTCATGCTGCCCGGTGCTGCTCCCACGCGCGTGATGACCTATGAACAGGGCCACATGCCCCCTATCCTCCGGGCCAGGCAGGGGAAACCCTTTTCCTTCCGGCTCGTGAACAGATTGCCGGAACCGACAACAATCCACAGCCACGGCATTCGCCTGCCAAATGAGATGGATGGCGTTCCGTTTCTGACGCAGGCAGCCCTGTACGAAGACGACAGCTTCACCTATTCCTTCACACCGCCTGATGCAGGAACATTCTGGTACCATCCTCATTGCAACAGCCTGGAGCAGATCGGCTATGGTCTGGCGGGCGCATTGATTGTGGATGAAGCAAAAGACCCTGGCTTCGACGATGACATCACTCTGGTCATGCGCGACTGGCGCCTTCGGTCTGATGGCAATTACCTGCCATTCTACAAGGCACGCTCCTCAGCCCGAGCCGGAACATTTGGAACAATCCGGACATCAAACTGGCAACAGGCTCCACTCTATGACGTTCCCTCCGGTGGTCTTGTCCGTCTGAGGCTGATTGCGGCAGACGTCACCCGCATCTATTCCATCGCCTCTCCCCAGATGAAAGCCATGATCATCGCAGTGGATGGCAATCCGGTTTCCTCGCCTTCATTGCTTGAGACAATGCGGATCGGTCCGGGCCAAAGGCTCGATCTAGCCATACAGATACCGCAGGAGGAAGGAACGACAGCAAAGATCATAAGCCATTCAGGAAGCGGGGCATTTGCCGTTGCGCGACTGAGAGCAAACGGGGCATCGCTAAAGCGTCACATCAGGGACACCCCACAGCTCCCGGCCAATCCGGTACAGGACATCGACCCAAAGACAGCAGAACCCGTTCTGATGGAGTTTTCAGCCTCGGCCGAGAAAGCCCCGGCCAATATCATATGCGGATCCATCGGTTACACATTCTGGGCCATCAATCAGGCAGCCTGGCGCGGCAGCACAGCCAACCCGACAGAGCCCATGATGACATTCAAGCTTGGCAAAAGTTACCGGATCACTCTGATCAACCGCACCCCGCATACCCACCCCGTTCATCTTCATGGCATGAGCTTCCGGCTGCTGAACTCGAACAAGCGGCAGATCCCCAACTACGTCACGGATACAGCCCTGCTGCTGCCTGATGAGCGGATGGACATCGGACTTGTTGCGGACAACCCCGGAGACTGGCTACTCCACTGCCATATTCTGGAACATCAGAAAAGCGGTATGAGTTCGTTCGTACG